TCGCCGAGGCGATGGTGGCGTTGACGCTCGCCGACGTGATGCTCGAGAAGTTCGGTGGCGACTCCGTCACCGAGACGGCCCGCAACGTCGCGTCGTACCGCGCCGCGATGACTCCGGCGTGACCGCCGGCGCTCGGCCCGTGGTGGTCCTGGTGGGGCCGCCCGGCGCAGGCAAGTCGACCGTCGCCGCTCTCCTCGGTGAGGCGCTCGGACTCGAGGTGCGCGACACCGACTCCGACGTCGAGGCCGCGACGGGCACGGCGATCGCCGACCTGTTCGTCACCTATGGCGAGGACCGCTTCCGCGCCCTTGAGGCCGAGGCCGTCGCCACGGCGCTCGCCGAGCACCGCGGCGTGCTCGCCCTCGGCGGTGGCGCGGTCATGAGGCCCGCCACCCAGGAGGCGCTCCGCGGCCACACGGTCGTGTTCCTCGACGTCGGTCTCGCGGAGGCTGCGTCCCGGGTCGGCCTCTCGAGCTCACGCCCGCTGCTGCTGGGCAACGTACGCTCGCAGATGAAGGGCCTGCTCGACTCCCGACGCCCGACGTACGAGGCGGTGGCGACGCACGTGGTCTCCACCGACGGTCGTACGCCGAGCGAGGTCGCCGAGGCTGTCCTGATCCTGCTGGCCTGACCCTGCTGGGGTGACCCCCCACCCGTACGCCCGCCGACTCGCGTCGGCCCGCTCACCGAGGAGCCCGTCGTGTCAGAACCGACCCGCATCAACGTCGCCACCGATGCTCCGTACGACGTGGTGGTCGGATCCGGACTGAGCGCCGAGCTGCCCGCCCTGGTCCCGGAGTCCGCGACGCGCGTCGCGGTGATCCACCCGGCGTCGATGCGCGGGCTCGGTGAGGCGATCCGTGCCCGTCTCGGTTCGGAGGGGCGCGAGGCGCACGCGATCGAGATCCCCGACGGCGAGGCCGCCAAGACGTCGGAGGTGGCGGCGTTCTGCTGGTCGGTCCTCGGCCGCACCGGTTTCACCCGCTCCGACGTGGTGATCGGCGTCGGCGGGGGAGCGGCGACCGACCTCGCCGGGTTCATCGCGGCGACCTGGCTGCGCGGCGTCTCCCACGTGCTGATCCCGACCACCGTCCTCGGCATGGTCGACGCGGCGGTCGGCGGCAAGACGGCGATCGACACGGCGGAGGGCAAGAACCTCGTCGGCGCGTTCCACGAGCCGATCGGCGTCATCTGCGACCTGTCGCTGCTCGGGACGCTGCCGCTCAACGAGGTGCGTTCCGGGCTCGCCGAGGTCGTCAAGTGCGGCTTCATCGCCGACCCGGTGATCCTCGACCGTGTCGAGGCAGACCCCAACGCCGTCCTGGACGTCCACAGCGACGTGCTCCGCGAGATCGTGGAGCGCGGCATCCAGGTCAAGGCGCGCGTCGTCGCGGGGGACCTCGAGGAGACCGGCGCCGACGGCACCATCGGGCGCGAGGCCCTCAACTACGGCCACACCCTCGGCCACGCGATCGAGCGGTACGAGGCCTACTCCTTCCGCCACGGCGCCGCGATCTCGATCGGCATGGTGTACGCGGCAGAGCTGGCCCGCCTCGCCGGCCGGATCGACGCCGACCTCGTCCACCGGCACCGCGCTGTGCTGGCGTCCCTCGGCCTGCCCACCGGCTACCGCCCCGGCGTGTGGGACGAGCTGCTCGCGGGGATGCGGCTGGACAAGAAGTCGCGAGGTGCGCAGCTGCGGTTCGTCGTGCTCGACGGCGTGGCGCAGCCGGTGATCTTCCCGGGCCCGGACGAGGGGCTGCTGACGGCGGCGTACGCGGAGATCTCCGGCTGACGGCTCGCCCCGTAGTCTGACGGCATGCCCGCTGAGCACCGTGCCCGCCGTGAGCGCCTGGCCTCGATCCTTCGCGAGCGCGGCCTCGCCGCGGCGATCGTGACCAACCTCGTCAACGTCCGCTACCTGACCGGATTCACCGGTTCGAACGGTGCCGTCCGCGTCGCCGAGGACGGATCGGCGGAGCTCGTGACCGATGGACGCTACCGCGACCAGGCGGCCGAGGAGGCGCCCGACGTCGCCGTGACCGTGGACCGCGACCTCGTCGGTGCCCTCGCGACCGGCACCGTCGATGCGGCCCGGGTGGGGATCGAGACGCACGACCTGACGGTCGACGACCATGTCCGCGCGCGTGAAGCCTTCGGCGCGGTGGAGCTCGTCTCCCTGGACCGCGCCGTGGAGGCGCTCCGGGTCGTCAAGGACGAGGCCGAGCTCGGCGCCCTGCGCCGGGCGTGCGACATCTCGGTCCAGGCCCTCGACGAGGTCCTGGCGGGTCCGCTGGTCGGCCGTACCGAGCGCGAGATCGCACGCGACCTCGAGTGGGCGATGTACGCGCGGGGCGCGGAGGCGATCGGGTTCGAGACGATCGTGGCGGCAGGGGAGCACAGCGCGATCCCGCACCACGACCCGACCGACCGTCGTGTCGCCCGCGACGACTTCCTCAAGATCGACTTCGGCGCCCGCGTCGACGGCTACCACGCCGACTGCACCCGTACGGTCGTGGTCGGCCACGCCGACGCCTGGCAGCGCGAGGCGTACGCGGTGGTGCAGGCCGCGCAGCAGGCCGGCGTGGACGCCGTACGCGAGGGTGTGCTCGGGTCCGACGTCGACGCACGGGTGCGTCAGGTCCTCGACGACGCCGGCTGGCTCGAGCACTTCACGACCGGGCTGGGTCACGGCGTCGGACTGCAGATCCACGAGGACCCGTTCCTGCGCCCGACGGTGCCCGCTAGACTGGAACGCCGCACCCCCCTGACCGTGGAGCCCGGTGTCTACGTGCCGGGCCGCGGGGGCGTGCGCATCGAAGACACCCTCGTCGTGACCGACGGTGCAGCCGAGCTGCTCACGGTCGCGACCAAAGATCTCCTGGAGCTCGCCTGATGGCAACGACGAACGACCTGAAGAACGGCATGGTGCTCAACCTCGACGGGCAGCTGTGGTCCGTCGTGTGGTTCCAGCACCACAAGCCCGGCAAGGGCGGTGCCGTGGTCCGCACCAAGCTCAAGAGCGTCCTGTCGGGCAAGGTCGTCGACCGCACCTTCAACGCCGACGTCAAGGTCGACGTGGCCAACGTCGACAAGCGCAACATGCAGTACCTGTACCACGACGGCACCTCGTACGTCTTCATGGACTCGGCGACGTTCGACCAGTACGAGCTCTCGGAGGCGACGGTCGGTGACGCCACCGGCTTCATGCTCGAGAACCAGGACGCCGTCGTCGCGATGAACGACGGCAACCCGCTCTACATCGAGCTGCCGGCCTCCGTCGAGCTGACCATCGAGTACACCGAGCCGGGCCTGCAGGGCGACCGCTCGTCGGGCGGCACGAAGCCGGCCAAGCTCGAGACGGGTCGTGAGATCCAGGTCCCGCTGTTCATCACGACCGGCGAGAAGGTCAAGGTCGACACCCGCGACGGCTCCTACCTGGGTCGCGTCAGCTCCTGATGGCCGGTTCACGCACGAAGGCCCGCAAGCGAGCGCTCGACGTCCTCTTCGAGAGCGAGATGCAGAGCCGCGCGGTCGGCGCGACCCTCGACGGTCGCGTCGCCGCCGGCGATCCTCCGGTCAACCCCTACACGATCGAGCTCGTCGAGGGTGTCCGTGAGCACGGCGCCCGCATCGACGAGCTCCTGACGGAGTACGCGCAGGGCTGGTCGCTCGAGCGGATGCCGGCCGTCGACCGCAACCTTCTGCGCATCGGCGTGTACGAGGTGCTGTTCCGTGACGACGTGCCGGACGCCGTCGCCGTGACCGAGGCCGTCAACCTGGCCTCGGAGCTG
Above is a genomic segment from Mumia sp. Pv4-285 containing:
- the nusB gene encoding transcription antitermination factor NusB; the protein is MAGSRTKARKRALDVLFESEMQSRAVGATLDGRVAAGDPPVNPYTIELVEGVREHGARIDELLTEYAQGWSLERMPAVDRNLLRIGVYEVLFRDDVPDAVAVTEAVNLASELSTDDSPGFVSGLLSRIVEVKPTLSA
- the aroB gene encoding 3-dehydroquinate synthase, producing the protein MSEPTRINVATDAPYDVVVGSGLSAELPALVPESATRVAVIHPASMRGLGEAIRARLGSEGREAHAIEIPDGEAAKTSEVAAFCWSVLGRTGFTRSDVVIGVGGGAATDLAGFIAATWLRGVSHVLIPTTVLGMVDAAVGGKTAIDTAEGKNLVGAFHEPIGVICDLSLLGTLPLNEVRSGLAEVVKCGFIADPVILDRVEADPNAVLDVHSDVLREIVERGIQVKARVVAGDLEETGADGTIGREALNYGHTLGHAIERYEAYSFRHGAAISIGMVYAAELARLAGRIDADLVHRHRAVLASLGLPTGYRPGVWDELLAGMRLDKKSRGAQLRFVVLDGVAQPVIFPGPDEGLLTAAYAEISG
- the efp gene encoding elongation factor P; this encodes MMATTNDLKNGMVLNLDGQLWSVVWFQHHKPGKGGAVVRTKLKSVLSGKVVDRTFNADVKVDVANVDKRNMQYLYHDGTSYVFMDSATFDQYELSEATVGDATGFMLENQDAVVAMNDGNPLYIELPASVELTIEYTEPGLQGDRSSGGTKPAKLETGREIQVPLFITTGEKVKVDTRDGSYLGRVSS
- a CDS encoding shikimate kinase, whose amino-acid sequence is MTAGARPVVVLVGPPGAGKSTVAALLGEALGLEVRDTDSDVEAATGTAIADLFVTYGEDRFRALEAEAVATALAEHRGVLALGGGAVMRPATQEALRGHTVVFLDVGLAEAASRVGLSSSRPLLLGNVRSQMKGLLDSRRPTYEAVATHVVSTDGRTPSEVAEAVLILLA
- a CDS encoding M24 family metallopeptidase encodes the protein MPAEHRARRERLASILRERGLAAAIVTNLVNVRYLTGFTGSNGAVRVAEDGSAELVTDGRYRDQAAEEAPDVAVTVDRDLVGALATGTVDAARVGIETHDLTVDDHVRAREAFGAVELVSLDRAVEALRVVKDEAELGALRRACDISVQALDEVLAGPLVGRTEREIARDLEWAMYARGAEAIGFETIVAAGEHSAIPHHDPTDRRVARDDFLKIDFGARVDGYHADCTRTVVVGHADAWQREAYAVVQAAQQAGVDAVREGVLGSDVDARVRQVLDDAGWLEHFTTGLGHGVGLQIHEDPFLRPTVPARLERRTPLTVEPGVYVPGRGGVRIEDTLVVTDGAAELLTVATKDLLELA